The genomic stretch TGATGAATCCTGAACCTCTCCTGGTTATTCCTGTTTTTATCCCCCATGAGGGTTGCCCGCATTGCTGTGTGTTTTGTAATCAGCGCAGGATCAGCGGGTTCACGGAAAAATCCGTGACAGCCGAAGATGTACGGGTAACCGTGCAAACCTGGCTTGACAGGGACGGCCCGGCTCAACGCAGGGTTCAGGTGGCCTTTTACGGCGGAAGTTTTACCGGCTTGCCCCTGATGCGCCAGAAAGAATTGCTGGGAGCGGTTGCTCCTTTTCTGGAGCAGGGCCGGGTGCAGAGTCTTCGTTTATCCACCCGGCCTGATTATATTGATCAGGAGCGCGTTGACTTGCTGGGCCGCTACCAGGTCTCCACGGTGGAGCTTGGGGTGCAGTCCATGAATGACCGGGTGCTGGCGTTAGCAAGGCGAGGTCACAGTGCTGTTGATGTTGATCGGTCTGTCCCTCTTCTCCGGCAAGCCGGGATGGAGATCGGTATCCAGTTGCTGCTGGGCTTGTCGGGCGATACTCGGACGACCTTGCGACGAAGCGTTGAGCGGGTCATTGCCTTGCAGCCAGATTTTATCCGTATCTATCCCCTCTTGGTTGTGCAACACAGCGAGTTGGCAGAGCAACATAAGCGGGGTGAGTATACACCGTTCAGTCTGGATAAAGCCGTGGTGCTGGCCGCCTGGATGAAACAGCGTTTTGATCAGGCCGGTATCCGGGTGGTGCGCATGGGTTTGCAGGCCGGTCCGGAGCTGGAAGCCTCTTTGCTGGCTGGCCCTTGGCATCCGGCCTTTGGTGAGTTGGTGGCCTCCCGCCTGATGCAGCGGCGGACGAGAAAGTTGTTGGCGCAGATTTCCTCCGAGGGTACGGTACAAGTACGTATCAACGAACGGGATCAGTCGGTGTTTCGCGGGATGAAATCTGCCAATGTCAAGCGACTGCAACAGCTCGGCCTTTGGCAGCGTATTGTCTTGAGCACAGATTCTTCTTTACTGCGTGGTACGGTTAGGGTGCTTTCCTGACGCCCGTTTTTTCTCTCGCGGCGTTTGGTTATTTCCTATACTCTCTTCGCCAGTCAACCATCCCCCTTGTTTTTCTTTGACGAAAAAAGCTCATTTTGAAATTGGCTTGTAGCGCAATGCATTTGTCACTGAATTTTCAGTCTAAAATTATCTAACAATAAGATACAAGGCCAAAAGTAGCAAGTCCCGCTAAATATTTTGAGTGTCTTTTTGGTGTCATAGGTAATTTTTGTAATAATTGTGCAACATGGATTTTGAGTTCTGGAGAAAATTTGATTTCCATGATGACAGGAGGGTATGAAATCAAAGGAAAATCATAGAGCTTGCCGTAAGGTATGATATTTCTAAATGTAATTTTACGATCAAATGTCACCCTTAATCCTTTGCAGTCTTCAAAGTATTGCCTAAAATATTCAGTATGCAGAACAGCGGCATAGTAAGTATGAGTAAAGCAAGAAAGTGAAGGATTGTCATTGAGCAGGCACTCAACGGATGCA from Candidatus Electrothrix communis encodes the following:
- a CDS encoding radical SAM protein, which codes for MMNPEPLLVIPVFIPHEGCPHCCVFCNQRRISGFTEKSVTAEDVRVTVQTWLDRDGPAQRRVQVAFYGGSFTGLPLMRQKELLGAVAPFLEQGRVQSLRLSTRPDYIDQERVDLLGRYQVSTVELGVQSMNDRVLALARRGHSAVDVDRSVPLLRQAGMEIGIQLLLGLSGDTRTTLRRSVERVIALQPDFIRIYPLLVVQHSELAEQHKRGEYTPFSLDKAVVLAAWMKQRFDQAGIRVVRMGLQAGPELEASLLAGPWHPAFGELVASRLMQRRTRKLLAQISSEGTVQVRINERDQSVFRGMKSANVKRLQQLGLWQRIVLSTDSSLLRGTVRVLS
- a CDS encoding VTC domain-containing protein; amino-acid sequence: MSHEYRYEIKFILNEVNVTTALNWIYTHTSLREKFSGRYVNSLYLDDPDFRAVKDNLVGISKRQKVRLRWYRNLNKISGLALEYKKREGRLGYKDKFALATANNILDQPIVEILASVECLLNDNPSLSCFTHTYYAAVLHTEYFRQYFEDCKGLRVTFDRKITFRNIIPYGKLYDFPLISYPPVIMEIKFSPELKIHVAQLLQKLPMTPKRHSKYLAGLATFGLVSYC